The Gloeobacter morelensis MG652769 genome contains the following window.
TTTGGCGGCGACCCCCTCGCCGCCGCCGGCCGTGGAAGGCGGCAGGAAGTACAGGACCACAGGGTAAAGAGTGGCTGCCGTCGTCGCTGCAATCGCTCCGCCGGTAACGAAGGAGAGCAACTGGCGCCGACTCATCGGAATTTCTTGGGCTGCGGATTCACTCATGGTTCTCCCTTATCGGGCTAAGCGGCAACAATAGGTCTTGAAAAGATATTAACGACCGATCGCCCTCGATGCGTACGATTGCTTAACAGAGATTAACACTTCTTTGCATGGGCGCTCAGCGGTGGGCGGCGCGGCCGATCCCCGGGTAGGGACAATCCCGCCCAAAGCTACAATCGCAGGATAAAATTCGCCGATAGACGGGATGACGGCCATGAAAAAAGTGCTGGTGGTCTTCTCGGGCGGCCAGGATTCGACCACCTGTGCCGCCCTCGCTTGCCGCGAATACGACGAGGTGCACGCGGTCACCTTCGAGTACAACCAGCGCCATGCGATCGAACTGGAGAGCGCGCGGGCAGTGGGGGAGGCTCTGGGCCTGGCAAGCCACGAATTTATCCGCCTCGGCCCGGTACTCAAGGGCACCAGTCCTCTGGTCAGCGACGCACCCCTCGGGCAGTACGCCTCGGCGGCGCAACTGCCTGCGGGTGTGGAGCCCACTTTCGTGCCGGGGCGCAATATTTTATTTCTCACCCTGGCGGCCAACCGCGCCTTTTGCCTGGGGACGGGCGACATCGTCATCGGGGTGTGCGAGGCCGATTTTGCCGGTTACTGGGACTGCCGACAGGTGTTCGTCGACGCAATAGCCGGAGCCCTGGGCGAGGGCATTTACGGCGATGCGAATGCTATACGCATCCACACGCCGCTGATGCGTCTCACCAAGGCCGAGACTGTAAAGTTGAGTGTCGAAGTGTTGGGGGAGCGCTTTGAAGAAGTGCTGGCGCTGAGCCACACTTGTTATGCGGGGGTGCGGGGTGGCTGCGGCCGATGCCACGCCTGCATCCTGCGCGACCGGGGCTTCCGCGAGGCGGGAGTACCCGATCCGATCTGGAAATTTCGCCAAGAGCCCGTCTCGCTGTGAACGCTGCTTCGACTATTGTGAAACCCGTGTCCGCCCAG
Protein-coding sequences here:
- the queC gene encoding 7-cyano-7-deazaguanine synthase QueC; protein product: MTAMKKVLVVFSGGQDSTTCAALACREYDEVHAVTFEYNQRHAIELESARAVGEALGLASHEFIRLGPVLKGTSPLVSDAPLGQYASAAQLPAGVEPTFVPGRNILFLTLAANRAFCLGTGDIVIGVCEADFAGYWDCRQVFVDAIAGALGEGIYGDANAIRIHTPLMRLTKAETVKLSVEVLGERFEEVLALSHTCYAGVRGGCGRCHACILRDRGFREAGVPDPIWKFRQEPVSL